From Toxotes jaculatrix isolate fToxJac2 chromosome 7, fToxJac2.pri, whole genome shotgun sequence:
CTTGTCTGTGGACTACTGGTAGGTTCACAGTGAATGCTTCTCGTTACAGCTATCAATCAacactttttgttgacctcCAGTGTTTCTTCAACCTGCCAGTGTGATGTAGAAGTGCACTTCAGAGTCTGTCAGTACATCATAGTATAACTGTCGGGTTTCAACAGAGGtcacagctgacagagatgaaacactgctgctttttctgtctGGTACTGAGTTACACTTTGAATGTACtatcttttccatgttttttgtgacagtcTAGCCCTTTGGCCACAGGTTGATCTAATGTGTATTATGCAGTAACTCTCCCCCCATGGTCACAGTGTCCTaatacacaataataacaaGCTGTCATTCTACCAGTTGGAAATTAACTatctttccttccttcatttTACAGGTGACGCCTTAGAAGTCACAGTTGAAATCAGCAACCACTCAAAACGTTCGGTGAAGCCCAAATTCATACTGTACGAGAAGAGGAGTTTCTTTGCCCAGGGTCGCAGGAGAGTTTGCACAAAGGACATCCACAAGGAGAAGGCTGAGGCTGTTGCATCCTCTAGCAAAGAGACCGTGACCAAGGTGATCCCCATCCCCAGAGCGCTACCTCCCTCCATCTTGAACTGCTCCATCATCAAGCTGGAGTACAGGCTGAAGGTAAAGTGCACTGTATTATGGTCAATAGATTGTGGAAGGTAATCCTGCATTTCCTCTTTTTGATCTATTCTGTTGTTCATATGCTTGGTAactgttttattaaaacagGCACTGATGGGAAGCTTGTCGGgttggtttcttttgtttcctgtttgagttgtttaaaatgtctaattttGTACTTTTTGTTAGTAAATGAGGTTTCATATTTCAGTTACTGGTGgcataaaaatcaaaaactgataTGAAAATGAACCTTTAAAGGGAAATTATATGTACTTCTGCTTTGCCATGGTATAATATATTCAAAAGGGCAGTGAAAGAATTTcctcattgtgtgtttgtaaaactgGACGAATACTAAAAGAAACTGAAGTAATTAATAAAAAGGCAGAGCACATATCAGCATAATTAAAAGAAGAGACTACAAACACTAATGAACTCAACAAGCTCAGGAAAGAGAAAACCTACAGTAAACCAGAGGGGACCTCTAGTGATTAAACAAAGCAACAGAAGCAACAGTAAGAAACATAAGCAAGCCCCATTGACTTGAACTAGATTGATGCAAAAACTTTCCAATTATGAATATCAATGTTTATCAggagatttaaagaaaaataacaccacttttttttcctttttttctttttttttttttttacagatccATCTGGACATCAAATGTGCTTTGGACCCAGTGGTCAAACTCCCCATAGTTGTCCTTCCAGAGGTTTCTGTAGTCAAACAACCACCTGCTTCTGCGGCATTTGGATTTGAACCATATGGGGAACCAAACCAACCAACTAAGCGCACCGCACCACAACAAGCAGTACCCCAATCTGTGGATCCCCCACCTCCCTATGGAGCATACGCAATGTACCCCCCTACTACTCACCCTGATAAAAAATAGCACTGAATTCTAAGTACCTGCCTGTTACAGCTGTATGTTCCAGATGCTCTGTCTGTCCCTTAttttcctgtcttctctgtAGCTCTGCCCAGGTTCAACCTGATCAGTCATGATGAGGCATACCTGTCCTTAAACCTGTTAcgtacagtgggtacggaaagtattcagaccccttaaatttttcactctttgttatattgcagccatttgctaaaatcatttaagttcaatTTTTCCTCATGAATGTACATACAACagcccatattgacagagaaacacaaaattgttgaaatttttgcagatttattaaaaaagaaaaactgaaatatcacatggcCATAAGTATTTAGACACTTTGCTGTGACcatcatatatttaactcgggtgctgtccatttcttctgatcatccttgagatggttctacaccttcattagagtccagctgtgtttgattatactgattggacttgattaggaaggccacacacctgtctatataagaccttacagctcacagtgcatgtcagagcaaatgagaatcatgaggtcaaaggaactgcctgaagagctcagagacagaattgtggcaaggcacagatctgaccaaggttacaaaaaaaatttctgctgcacttaaggttcctaagagcacagtggcctccataatccttaaatggaagacgttggggacgaccagaacccttcctagagctggccgtccggccaaactgagcaatcgggggagaggagccttggtgagagaggtaaagaagaacccaaagatcactgtggctgagctccagagatgcagtcgggagatgggagaaagttctagaaagtcaaccatcactgcagccctccaccagttggggctttatggcagagtggcccgatggaagcctctcctcagtgcaaaaCACATGAAAGCCTGCATGGAGTTTGCCAAAACCcacctgaaggactccaagatggtgagaaataagattctctggtctgatgagaccaagatagaactttttggtcttaattctaagctcatcacctgtccaatacagtctCAACAGTGAAGCGTGGTGgcagcacacagctaaaataatgaaggagtggcttcaggacagctccgtgactgttcttgaagagccctgacttaaacccaattgagcatctctggagagacctgaaaatggctgtccaccaacgttcaccatccaacctgacagaactggagagcaTCTGCAAGGAgaaatggcagaggatccccaaatccagcTGTGAAAAAcctgttgcatcattcccaaaaagactcatggctatattagctcaaaagggtgcttctactaaatactgagcaaagggtctgaatacttatggctgtgtgatatttcagtgtttctttttttaataaatctgcaaaaatttcaacaattttgtgtttctctgtcaatatggggtgctgtgtgtacattaatgaggaaaaaattaaatgattttagcaaatggctgcaatataaaagagtgaaaaatttgtGGAATAGGTTCTTATCCTGAGTCTGTTAGCATTGGACCACCTTTGTCATTTCTTGAAGTAGGAACTTCTGAAATAAAACTACCTGTTGTGATTCTTTTATGCATGGCGATCCATCCTCTAAAGAGCGGGACACTGTCTGGTGCATAAATATGTCAATACTGGAAGGAAATATGCTCTAAACGATTCTCTGCATGTCTTTAATGTGGGCTCATTAAGGATCCTTAATGCCTGCTTGAGTCATCAATACTGTATTCCTACCATCTGAAAGTTCTGTATCATTCCCTTAATTTACATTAACAGTATATCATGTTACCTGAGTCAATAGCAATATTGAGCTTGTGTTTACACTTTGTTTCATAATGTATGTTGTATAACTGACATATTTTGCTGTCAGTGAACAAAGATATGAAGGAATGTTGTAATTTTAACAATTTAACCAATGTTACTGGTAAAGTATGTGCATTGTGCAGTGCTGTTAAGTGGTTTAGACACTGTTTTCAATAGACTTCACTGAGGAATAACAATGAATTTACAGACTGACTTGTCTTAGTGCATCCGCAATGTCAGTCTTAATTTACTTAACCTAGTTTAGTGAGCAAGGCTGCTGGCTTGAGTTACCTGGGTGAAAGTGACACCTGCAGCTCTTGATCACATGATCATGTGTAACACAGATACAGGTTCTCAAGAAGTCTGCTGCTACAGTGGATATGCAAGCCTTGCCGGCATCCTTGTACATCAGCTTAAGGCCTCACTTTGGTAGCGCTGTGGATCCATTTAAACCCGCTTGCTGTAAATTTATAGGATTTATTCAGCACTAAAGGCAGATCTTCCTTGTACTTTCACTGCACAAGCTTTGGGAAGGTTATTTTATGTCGTCTTATCATGACTGTAAAGCATCTCTCGGTGGAATACAACAAGGTGAATGAACGAGGCACCTTCTCTCCTGGGGACATTATCTCTGGAAGGGTGATAGTGGTGACCAGCAAGGAAACCAAAGTGCAGTGTTTTCTGGTCAGAGCCAAAGGAAAAGCTGAGGTAACATGGTGTGAACAAGGACAAACCACAGTGGTTCACAGCGATAAGaagaaatacttttattttgaacacATTATTCTTCAGGATAAAAGCAAAGGAGATGgttagtatttgtatttgtttttctatttgtatttgtatttctatttctattttgtaGAGGATGAATGtaaatttaacacaaaaatgtttctctttccAAGGTTCAGAAATCATTGGCGCTGGGAGAAATGTGTATCCATTCACCTTTGTGATTCCCAACATGTGCGTTTGCTAATCTCACCTTACACGTAACATGTAATATATACTTAACATAAACTCCTCCTTATCAGCTGGTGAAATGAAGTAATTTCCCTTATTTATGTGGATTATTTCCTTACAGAGACATGCCCTCATCTTATGAGGGGAAATGGGGCAAGATTACATATAGTTTGCGAGCACAGCTGACTCAGTCGATCTGGCTTGTCCACAAAACCAAGACTGAGTTCCCTTTCCTGACCAAGTCTGATTTTCCCTTTGCCTCCAAATCAGAAATGATAATCATCGGACTTAAGGTACGGAACATGATTTTCTGGTGAATgagttttctcttttactttccAGTTTCCACTTGTGTCCAGTTAAATTTGTAAAAGCACTTTCATGATCAGCTATAAAAATCGATTATTGCAATAATCAGCTATGCAGCTGATGTCAGCTGGATCTTCAGAAATTTGGCTCACTGACAGCTTATGTCTTTATTTGTTAGGAGCAACAGTGTGTGACCAGGATTTCATTTTTTGGCTCTGGAAAGGTTACTATGAATGTTACCTCAGAAAAAATGGGAGTGAAGCAAGGTAAACAGTTTTCATTAAGAGTGACCTGATATGCGCTAAGTGGTTTTAATGACCTGAaacatgatttgtttttctcttaaatatAAATAGGTGAGGCACTGGGAGTCTCTGTCGAAGTACTCAACGACTCAGCACGAACAGTAACCCCCAAATTCTACCTATGTGAGAAGCAGACCTTTGTTGCTCAGTCAAAGAGGACAGTGCACACAAATGACATCCTCTTTGGGATTGGAGACTCAGTTCCAGCTGGGACCAGTAGGATTATAACCAAAGTTCTGAGCATCCCCCCACAGCTCCCCCCGACCTTCTTCAACTGCTGCATGATGAAGCTCGAGTACAGACTCAAGGTACTTatatttttctacttttattatttcactgtcagtttgtCAATTAATTGCATCTTGATGTAACTCTGCATTAGGCAATGCAAATGTTTATACCTTTCAGCAAACATGAGAcctagttttagttttaaactgATGTGAGTTGATGCACAGAGAGAAACTCCTTTTGACTTGAGGGCCATTTTAAGATGTCATCAATTTCCTTTTTGAAAAATGCTCTTGGCTTGGACACTGAGTCCATATAAGACTTTCTGTGACAATAGCACCACGCAGTGGCTCTATATGACGGTGTGAGACAGAGGatgaaagagggggaggagggtgagTCCTCATGGCTTGTCTGCACAAATGAGGACACGTTTAAGAACAAATTTCATGTTACCAAACCAACCTGTTCTGTAGTGTTGTCTGCTCAGATAGGTGTAGGTCATTGCTTTCAGTGACAAAGTACTGTCCAAAGAAAATTGGGAAACTAGACGTAAATGAGATTTATTTCACTTAAATTGTagtatttgcatgtttgttttttattgaattattatGGAATTAATGTAAACTTAAGTGATTCATTTgaacatgtttaattttttttgtactatGTGGTCTGTATAAGCTAAAAGCAGTATTAAAAGTTGTGTTTCTTTGCTTACAGGTCACTCTTGACGTCCCGCTAGCAAAAGACCCGGACATCAAACTTCCTCTGGTCATTCTTTTGGGTTTACCAAAACCACATCAACAAAAACCTAAGAGATCCATCTGGTTTAGAAAGCTTCCTGGTTAAAAGGCTGCATTAGATCAAGAGACAGTGATGCACGTGCTGTGTGTTACAAGGAGTAACAGGACTCAAAATAACAACACAGAATAATTCTGTCTGTTCAGTGTAGCTGCTTTTAACTATGTGGATGTTTCTAGGGGAAGTTCTACCTAAATTACCTGAGAATTTATTCACTGTATGTTCTCATGTCCACTAGATGGAGATGTGTGTCACTAAGTTGCCCACTAGTAACAGCTGTTTCATTTGAGAGTGTTTGAGCACTTAAATCCAAGCACTCAGATtctttactcaagtaaaagtactaatatCACAATGTAAAATTACtccattaaaagtaaaagcCCTGCATTTAAAtcttacataaataaatgtacagaaatATTATCAACACTTAAAATATCTTAAAGTACTCATTCCTGAAAATGTTGTCCTGTGACTGACATTTTGTTCATTACTAAATTGttcatttataatatataatatacattaGTACATGagtagcattttactgttgcagctcgaagtgttgcttttttttttttttttttaactattttatttacagttccAGGCCCAGAGTCCTCCAAAGACTCATTAGATGATTAATGACATGGGAAAGAAGAATAAGCAAAGTTCTGCAACACAAATCTGATCTTTGAGCCTCTAattgttatttaaataaaaccatgtGAGAAGTTTAGACACGTGACAAGGAGTCCCAGCTCGACACTGCTTTTTTGAAAAGGTTCTCAAGCCAAAAGGGCTGGATACCACTGGTTAATCTTTAACCATGTATTCTCTTTTATAGGTTTACTATGTATTTATAGGTTTTTATGCAAAATCTTAATTCGAGACTTAACTAGTAACTGTGCCTGTCAAATGTAGTAAGTACATAAAATTTGAGTTCAGGTACACTACTTGAGTAGATTTACTTAGTTGCTCTCCACTGCTGCACTGgtgcattttaaaaagttgaataaaatgaaaatgagataaACTTGTTCTCTATGAGACACTAGTTAATGTGAACAGGTATGAACAGTTTACAGTTGAGAAGTCATTCATCATCTCATCACAAACATGGCTGTCAGGAATTAACATTCATTCACCgcagcagagagacaaactATGAATCAGTAAGAGCTGAGAATTAGATGTTAGGGAAATGCTCATCCTCGTCCACAGACTCATTTTGCAACAGAGGAAAGTATTGAACAAAGGCACATTCATGACTCTAAAAGTACATGTGTTGCCCAACCAGTGGTTCTTAAGTGAAACCAGGCCCATGTTCTTGAGAGAGGCTCTGAGATCGTTCCCTGCCCAGGAGG
This genomic window contains:
- the LOC121184780 gene encoding arrestin domain-containing protein 3-like, translated to MTVKHLSVEYNKVNERGTFSPGDIISGRVIVVTSKETKVQCFLVRAKGKAEVTWCEQGQTTVVHSDKKKYFYFEHIILQDKSKGDGSEIIGAGRNVYPFTFVIPNIDMPSSYEGKWGKITYSLRAQLTQSIWLVHKTKTEFPFLTKSDFPFASKSEMIIIGLKEQQCVTRISFFGSGKVTMNVTSEKMGVKQGEALGVSVEVLNDSARTVTPKFYLCEKQTFVAQSKRTVHTNDILFGIGDSVPAGTSRIITKVLSIPPQLPPTFFNCCMMKLEYRLKVTLDVPLAKDPDIKLPLVILLGLPKPHQQKPKRSIWFRKLPG